Proteins from a single region of Apium graveolens cultivar Ventura chromosome 7, ASM990537v1, whole genome shotgun sequence:
- the LOC141674843 gene encoding uncharacterized protein LOC141674843, with the protein MDKSWLKADRRTKEFKKGVEDLLIFVFESGYNAEKISCPCVNCAHSKSWRAQIVKNHLFQNGIDQTYTRWIWHGENNSVESSDETDTSESINQGTSGMGEHDEDDDDDMYSHSSDFINHVKGEHQPLYPGCERYTMMKALVQLYNLKVKHGMSDSCFSYILLLLGSLLPEGNNIPSSFNEAKKTLCALEMGYDKIHECPNNCLLYRDDLDEDETTYRVCKASRWKLNKKGDELEGVPAKVLWYFPLIPRLRNLFNTPHIAKDMRGMTPINKRMVK; encoded by the coding sequence ATGGATAAATCATGGTTAAAAGCGGATAGAAGAACAAAAGAGTTCAAAAAAGGAGTGGAAGATTTGTTAATATTTGTATTTGAGAGTGGGTATAATGCAGAAAAAATCAGTTGTCCATGTGTAAACTGCGCACATAGTAAATCATGGAGAGCGCAGATAGTTAAAAACCATCTTTTTCAAAATGGTATTGATCAAACTTATACACGTTGGATATGGCACGGGGAGAATAATTCCGTAGAAAGTTCTGATGAAACCGACACTTCGGAATCTATCAATCAAGGCACCTCAGGAATGGGTGAACATGACGAGGACGACGATGATGATATGTATTCTCATTCTTCTGATTTTATCAACCATGTTAAAGGTGAACATCAACCTCTTTATCCTGGATGTGAGAGGTACACTATGATGAAAGCTCTGGTCCAGTTATACAACTTGAAAGTGAAGCATGGTATGTCTGATTCATGCTTCAGTTATATTCTATTATTACTTGGCTCTTTACTTCCGGAAGGCAATAACATCCCTTCTTCCTTCAATGAAGCAAAGAAAACCTTATGTGCATTAGAAATGGGGTATGACAAGATACACGAATGTCCGAATAATTGTCTTTTATACCGTGACGATTTAGATGAAGATGAGACTACTTATCGCGTATGTAAGGCTTCTAGATGGAAATTGAACAAGAAAGGAGATGAACTTGAAGGGGTCCCTGCTAAGGTTCTATGGTATTTCCCGTTGATACCAAGATTACGAAATTTATTCAATACACCTCACATTGCAAAGGACATGCGTGGCATGACACCGATCAACAAAAGGATGGTAAAATGA
- the LOC141672990 gene encoding G-type lectin S-receptor-like serine/threonine-protein kinase LECRK1: MANSLLILPLLLSAMYYAAAQNRTSNIISQGSSLTPTRNSSWLSPSGLFAFGFYPLGNNGYRVGIYLAGLPVNKTVVWTANRDDPPVSDDVTLRLTTDGRLVLQQQSQDSTTDVVRLDQSISSASMLDTGNFVLYDSSQEKIWQSFDHPTDTILPGQILSKEQELFSSMSNSDYSTGIFRLKMQSDSNLVQYPVQTTDVGSYAYWSTGTFASGGVNVTLNLEPDGHLYLLNNSGAILKNISNGFSETRRLYLMKIDFDGILKLYSFSLDKRGNNSSIVWRSSGDKCDPKGLCGLNGFCINNDDEAKCVCPPGFDFVSLGNWTAGCKRNYTLEICKNNEQRNQYSMRALENTWWENDPYSVLEMKIKEECERACLEDCNCEAALFKDGECRKQRLPLRYGRRLLTDSNVAYIKWSSPTPGIEAPSIPTMSRKKESRLGIVIISVIIFALAFIVFLISGFVAYRNRVWAYKKISANGNFELMEDIAPRSFTYTELEEVTNGFQEEIGRGASGTVYKGKLEFDNKLVAVKRLENMLAAGEKEFQNEMKVIGRTHHRNLVRLLGYSLDGPKKLLVYEYMVNGSLADVLFDPENPPRWDERIKIALDIARGILYLHEECETQIIHCDIKPQNILIDECRSAKISDFGLAKLLKADQTNTYTGLRGTRGYVAPEWHRNMAVTVKADVYSFGIMLLEIICCRRSVNLSLSEEEDVLAIWVNECFENNELDKLIIDAETDKKKFERMVRVGLWCILDEPSLRPSMKKVLLMLEGTVDIPVPPSLSSYLTAI; the protein is encoded by the coding sequence ATGGCGAATTCTCTATTAATTCTTCCTCTTCTGCTGTCTGCAATGTATTATGCAGCAGCTCAAAACAGAACATCTAATATTATAAGCCAAGGCTCCTCTCTAACGCCAACACGAAACTCGTCTTGGCTGTCACCTTCTGGTTTATTTGCATTTGGATTCTATCCGCTAGGCAATAACGGTTATCGTGTTGGAATTTATCTTGCTGGACTTCCTGTGAATAAGACGGTTGTCTGGACAGCCAACCGAGATGATCCTCCTGTCTCAGACGATGTAACTTTACGTTTGACTACTGACGGGAGGCTTGTCCTACAACAACAATCTCAAGACTCAACTACAGATGTTGTGAGACTTGATCAATCTATTTCTTCTGCTTCCATGCTAGACACTGGAAACTTTGTGCTCTATGATTCTAGCCAAGAAAAGATATGGCAGAGTTTTGATCACCCCACTGACACCATCTTACCTGGTCAGATTCTTTCAAAGGAACAAGAATTATTTTCTAGCATGTCGAATTCTGATTATTCCACAGGAATATTCAGACTTAAAATGCAGAGTGATTCAAACCTCGTGCAGTACCCAGTGCAGACTACAGATGTTGGCTCGTATGCTTACTGGAGCACTGGCACTTTTGCAAGTGGTGGCGTAAATGTGACACTGAATCTTGAACCGGATGGGCACCTTTATTTGCTAAATAATTCAGGTGCCATTCTAAAAAATATATCCAACGGGTTTTCTGAGACACGGAGACTTTACCTCATGAAAATAGATTTTGATGGTATCTTGAAACTGTATTCATTCAGTTTGGATAAAAGAGGCAACAATTCATCAATTGTATGGAGATCTTCGGGTGACAAATGTGATCCCAAAGGATTATGTGGCCTGAATGGATTTTGTATAAATAATGATGATGAAGCTAAATGTGTATGTCCACCTGGATTTGATTTTGTTAGCCTTGGCAACTGGACTGCAGGCTGTAAGAGGAATTATACTTTGGAAATTTGCAAGAACAATGAGCAAAGGAACCAATATAGCATGAGAGCATTGGAGAACACTTGGTGGGAAAATGACCCTTATTCAGTTCTCGAAATGAAAATCAAGGAAGAATGTGAAAGAGCTTGCTTGGAAGACTGTAACTGCGAAGCAGCATTGTTTAAAGATGGAGAGTGCAGAAAACAACGGCTTCCATTGAGATATGGGAGAAGGCTATTGACTGATTCTAATGTTGCCTATATCAAGTGGTCTTCTCCAACACCAGGAATAGAAGCTCCAAGTATTCCCACCATGTCGAGAAAGAAAGAGTCTCGCCTTGGGATTGTTATCATTAGTGTAATAATTTTTGCCTTGGCCTTCATTGTGTTCTTGATATCTGGATTTGTTGCATACAGAAATCGAGTGTGGGCTTATAAAAAGATCTCGGCAAATGGAAATTTTGAACTAATGGAGGATATTGCTCCGCGGTCATTTACTTACACAGAATTGGAAGAAGTGACAAATGGTTTTCAAGAAGAGATAGGAAGAGGAGCTTCTGGGACAGTTTATAAAGGAAAATTAGAATTTGACAACAAACTAGTAGCTGTGAAAAGATTGGAGAATATGTTAGCAGCAGGAGAGAAAGAGTTCCAGAATGAGATGAAAGTCATAGGAAGAACTCATCACCGCAACCTTGTCAGGCTTCTTGGTTACAGTCTTGATGGACCAAAAAAGCTTCTGGTATATGAATACATGGTTAATGGATCACTTGCTGATGTTCTTTTTGATCCCGAAAACCCACCAAGATGGGATGAAAGAATTAAAATTGCTCTTGATATTGCAAGAGGAATACTTTATCTGCATGAAGAGTGTGAAACCCAAATCATCCATTGTGACATCAAGCCTCAAAACATACTGATAGATGAATGCAGGTCTGCCAAAATTTCTGATTTCGGATTGGCAAAGCTCCTGAAGGCAGACCAAACAAATACTTATACAGGGTTAAGAGGTACGAGGGGGTACGTTGCACCTGAATGGCACCGAAATATGGCAGTTACAGTTAAGGCAGATGTTTATAGTTTTGGTATCATGCTTTTAGAGATCATATGTTGCAGAAGAAGTGTCAATTTAAGCCTGTCGGAGGAGGAAGATGTTCTTGCAATATGGGTGAATGAATGCTTTGAGAATAATGAGCTTGATAAATTGATTATAGATGCGGAGACTGATAAGAAAAAATTCGAAAGAATGGTGAGAGTAGGCCTCTGGTGCATTTTGGACGAACCATCGCTTCGCCCATCCATGAAGAAGGTTCTGCTGATGCTGGAAGGTACTGTGGACATTCCAGTGCCTCCAAGCCTGTCTTCTTACTTAACGGCTATATAA
- the LOC141670745 gene encoding wall-associated receptor kinase 2-like, which translates to MAYSLFSHLLVMLSAVCYAAAQQRVSNIRQGSSLTPIENPVWMSPSGLFAFGFFRQGDNRYRVGIFLAGLPLNKTLVWTANRDDPPVSNDVTLRLTSDGRLIIQQQSQGSTTDVVKLDQSISSASMLDSGNFVLYGINQEKIWQSFDHPTDAILPGQILSQDRDLVSSRTGSDYSQGKFRLKMQGDSNLVLYPAKTIDSSLNSYWSTGTYGSGGSNVTLNLDPDGHLYLSSYFGIRDSFYVLQNLTKGFPEKQRVYLMRLDFDGILRLYSLSLDGKEKSSSVVWNAPTNRCDPKGLCGSNAYCTLTNDGGAKCECPFGFNYISLDNRNDCERNYTVDSCNNKDETIQYNMTQLQHTWWENDPDSVDQVKNKSECEAACLEDCKCEAALFKDGDCKKVSLPLRYGKYSLNDSTIAYIKWAPPKAEENSKDRSVIPALIGGIGGGLTVMIVIFLVSFWGVRQHRRRQTTKLKENFFKQNGGIMLQQLLYKTENTAERAKIYTEEELKKATNNYDEKNVIGQGGYGTVYKGMLDDTIVAIKRSKVVDRSQIDQFVNEMIILSQISHPNVVKLLGCCLETPVPLLVYEFVTNNTLYHHIHDEGCASSIPWYMRLRIATETAGALAHMHSAPVHIIHRDVKSANILLDDEYTAKVSDFGVSRLFSPEETHLATLVQGTFGYIDPEYFHSGILTQKSDVYSFGVVLAELLTGAKVVSFGREEKNRNLGMYFLSALDDDQLYTILEPRVRIEGHPQQLEGAAGIAKKCLRIEGAKRPTMKEVEEELMHLRQLDIENHTLIEMGPNFKNREPLLDEVIQSYASNVKGLQRRMSNKSMP; encoded by the exons ATGGCGTATTCTTTGTTTAGTCATCTTCTTGTTATGCTGTCTGCAGTATGTTATGCAGCAGCTCAACAAAGAGTATCCAATATAAGACAAGGCTCCTCTTTGACGCCAATTGAAAACCCGGTCTGGATGTCCCCTTCAGGCTTATTTGCTTTTGGATTCTTTAGGCAAGGAGATAATCGCTATCGTGTTGGAATTTTCCTTGCTGGACTTCCTCTCAACAAGACTTTAGTCTGGACAGCCAACCGCGATGATCCTCCTGTCTCCAACGATGTAACCCTGCGTTTAACATCAGATGGGAGGCTCATCATCCAACAACAATCTCAAGGCTCAACTACAGATGTTGTGAAACTCGACCAATCTATTTCTTCTGCTTCCATGCTAGACTCTGGAAACTTTGTGCTCTATGGTATTAACCAAGAAAAGATTTGGCAGAGTTTTGATCACCCAACTGATGCCATCTTACCTGGTCAGATTCTTTCACAAGATCGAGATTTAGTTTCTAGCAGGACGGGATCTGATTATTCCCAAGGAAAATTCAGACTCAAAATGCAGGGTGATTCGAATCTTGTTCTGTACCCAGCGAAGACTATAGACAGTTCCTTGAATTCTTACTGGTCAACTGGCACTTATGGAAGTGGGGGTTCAAATGTGACTCTGAATCTTGATCCTGACGGACACCTTTATTTAAGTAGTTATTTTGGCATCCGTGATTCGTTCTACGTCCTACAAAATCTAACCAAAGGGTTTCCCGAGAAACAGAGAGTTTACCTTATGAGACTCGATTTTGATGGCATCCTTCGACTCTATTCATTAAGTTTGGATGGAAAGGAAAAGAGCTCATCAGTTGTATGGAATGCTCCGACAAATAGATGTGATCCCAAAGGATTATGTGGCAGTAATGCATACTGTACTCTTACTAATGATGGTGGAGCTAAATGTGAATGTCCATTTGGATTCAATTACATTAGTCTTGACAACAGGAATGACTGTGAGAGGAACTATACTGTTGATAGTTGCAATAACAAGGACGAGACGATCCAATATAACATGACTCAATTGCAGCATACTTGGTGGGAAAATGATCCTGATTCTGTTGATCAAGTGAAAAATAAGAGTGAGTGTGAAGCAGCTTGTTTGGAGGACTGTAAATGCGAAGCAGCCCTTTTCAAAGACGGGGACTGTAAAAAAGTTAGTCTTCCATTAAGATACGGAAAATATTCATTGAATGATTCTACCATTGCCTATATCAAGTGGGCACCTCCAAAGGCCGAAGAAAACAGTAAAGATCGTTCTGTCATTCCAGCTTTAATTGGAG GAATTGGAGGTGGCttaactgtgatgatagtgatttTCTTGGTCTCATTCTGGGGAGTCCGACAACACAGACGGAGGCAGACCACAAAGCTTAAAGAAAACTTTTTCAAGCAGAATGGCGGTATCATGCTACAACAACTACTATACAAAACAGAGAACACTGCTGAAAGAGCCAAGATATATACAGAGGAAGAGCTAAAGAAGGCTACAAATAATTATGATGAGAAGAATGTCATCGGTCAAGGAGGCTATGGTACAGTTTATAAGGGAATGCTAGATGACACAATTGTTGCCATCAAAAGGTCTAAAGTAGTTGATCGAAGCCAAATTGATCAATTTGTCAATGAAATGATCATACTTTCACAGATAAGTCATCCGAATGTTGTTAAACTCTTAGGTTGTTGCTTGGAAACTCCAGTACCTTTACTAGTCTATGAATTTGTGACAAACAATACACTCTATCATCATATACATGATGAAGGTTGTGCCTCGTCAATCCCATGGTATATGCGCCTAAGAATAGCCACGGAAACAGCAGGAGCACTTGCGCATATGCATTCAGCTCCCGTGCATATCATACACAGAGATGTCAAGTCAGCTAACATACTTCTGGACGATGAATACACTGCAAAAGTATCTGATTTTGGTGTTTCAAGGCTGTTTTCTCCGGAAGAAACTCATTTAGCAACATTGGTGCAGGGAACTTTTGGGTACATAGACCCTGAATACTTCCACTCGGGGATCTTGACACAGAAAAGCGATGTTTACAGCTTTGGAGTAGTGCTTGCAGAGCTTTTAACTGGAGCTAAAGTTGTCTCATTTGGGAGAGAAGAGAAGAACAGAAATCTTGGGATGTATTTCTTGTCTGCGTTGGATGATGATCAACTCTACACAATTCTTGAACCCCGTGTGAGAATAGAAGGCCACCCACAGCAACTTGAAGGAGCGGCAGGGATAGCTAAAAAATGTCTGAGAATTGAAGGAGCTAAAAGGCCTACAATGAAGGAAGTTGAAGAAGAGCTTATGCATTTGAGACAGCTTGATATCGAAAACCATACTTTGATTGAGATGGGACCAAATTTCAAAAACAGAGAGCCATTACTTGATGAAGTTATTCAATCTTATGCCAGTAATGTAAAAGGCTTACAAAGAAGGATGTCCAATAAGAGCATGCCTTGA